Below is a window of Dietzia timorensis DNA.
CAGTTCTTTCGAAAAACTTTTGGATGAAGGTGGGGAGGGTTCGGCTACGCGCACGAAAAGATCGAGCTGCCCGATCAACCATGCGGTTGAGCTCCTTGGCGATCAGTGGTCGCTTCTGGTGTTGCGAGACATGGCAATGCTCGAACACCGAACGTTCCGCAGTTTGTTAACCGGATCGCAGGAGGGGATTTCCCCTTCGACCTTGTCGAACCGGCTCCGGTCACTGGAAAATTTGGGGTTGATCGAGCGCGCGCCCGTCCCGATCGGTCATCAGGGCCGCTACACGTTGACGGAGGACGGCGTCGCTCTCGTGCCGCTCCTGTTCGAGCTCGCTCGTGCGGGGTCATTTCTCGACCCTTCGACCGAGGCGACCGCCCCGGGCGTCGAGGATCTCTACGGCGATAGCGAGGGAATCGCGGCATTCACCGAGTCGATTCGCGCGAGAGAAGAAGCCTTGCGAAATACCCCGATTGGTCCGGGGACGGACTGATGACGACCGATCGCTTCGCCGAAATCCAGCGCGAGCTCACGAGCCGCGCGGACCCCGAGGCGGCGCGGGCGCAGGAAAAGAATTACGGGATACCTGCCGATCACGTGTACGGCGTCCCGATGCGAGAAATGAAGAAGCTGGCCGCGGACATCGGTACCGATCACGCCCTTGCCGAACGGCTCTGGGACACCGGAAACTACGAATCGCGCACCATCGCAGCGTTCATCGCCGACCCTGTGGAAACGTCGATCGACGTGATGGACCGGTGGTGTCGCGACAGCGACAGCTGGGCACTTGTGGACACGCTGTGCTTTCGCCTGTTCGACCGAGCCCCGGAGCGGTGGTCGAGGCTGGAGCCGTGGGCGCAAGACGACGAACTTTACGTCAAGAGAGCGGCGTTTGCGCTGCTCTGGGCCCTCGCCTTACACGATAAGGACGCGGACGATCACCAATTCGTGGATGCCTTGGCACTGGTCCGGGAGCACGCCGACGACGATCGCCACCTCGTCACCAAGGCTCAGACAATGGCGCTGAGGGCAATTGTCAGCAAGCGGCCCGCCGCGATCCCAGCAGTGTCCGATCTTGTGGCTGACCTGGTCGAATCACCGTCTGCAGCACGTCGACGGGTCGGCCGACCAATTCTGAAATTAATCGCCGACGCGTAGCGATTCAACTAGAAACTCCGCAACCCGAGTCGGCCCGGCTCGAACTCGATATCTTCGGATTCCGGCATTTCGAGCGCGTCAACAATCGACCGCTCGCAAGGATCGCCGTCCACTTGCTCGTCTTTGATGTTCCCCATCGTCACCACCCCTGTCTTCAGGGCAAGAATATAGCCGGCCCGCACGATTCGACAGCCCCCATCGACGGCGGCACCGTCGCACTTCAAAGGCCGCCTGTGGGTACCGTTGTTCCCATGACTTCTCCCTATGACGCCGAAGGTACCGATTCGAACGGCATGCCGGATTGGCGCCGCAATGCGCAGGCGGAAGTCCTGCTGTCCGGGCCCGCGCCGACCGCCGCGGCAATCATCGCGACGCTGCAACAAGTGCTCGGCGATATCGCCACGATTTCCGCCGGCGAGCAGATCGACTCCAGCGGCGAGCCCTTCGTCAACGTCGACTACCGCGGCGTCGCGCTCGTCGTGCGCTCACGCGCCGAGGCGCTGTCCCCGCAGGACGTGCCCGAGGGCGAGGATTTCAACGGCGGGATCAGCTTCCCCCAGTCGAATCCGTCATTCAACGGTCCGCTCAACGCTTCTCGCGGGCTCGTGGTGTGGGGCGGCAACGCCGGGCAGCTGCTGCGCACCACCGCACGCATCCACGTCGCCGGCGCCGTGTACGCCCCCGACGAGCAGTCGGGAAAGCCGGTGGGCGCGGAACTTCCGCTCGATGCGCTGCGCGAGGAGCTCGCGGTCGCGACGATCACCTCGGCGCTCACGGTCCTCGACGCCGGCGGTGCCGAGTCGCTCGGCGTGTGGGTCCCCCTCGCCGGTCTGTGCGTGCCCGCGGACGTCTACCGCGACACCGTCGCGCACGCGCCGCTGCCGGTACCGATCCTCGTAGGCCTGCGCGTCGGCGTATTCACCGACAACCCGGACGCGCCCATCGACCCGGAGAACCCGCCGCTGACCTTCGCATTCACCACCGGCATGGCGCGCTTCGGCCGCGCGGATCTCGAGTTCCCCCGCTCGCCGCAGTCGCCGCCGCGAACCATGGGGACCGCGCTCGACGTGCTCGCGTTCGAGCTGGGAACGAGCTCGAGCTTCCTCGACGGCGAGGTTGTCGACCTCCGGGACGGTCGGACGTTCGACGTCAGAGCTGGTGATTCGACTATTACGGGCTGGCACGTGCTCCAGCTGACTCAGCTGACCGGGGACGAGTAGACGCTGCGACTAGCCTTAGAGGTATGGCGGCACGGCGCGAACCCGACTACGAGGCGGACCCGCTGGAGCGGCTCGAACGCAACGAGCGCTCCACGCGAGAGGCGGTCCGCTATGGGCTCGTGTCCGCGCTGTTGGTAATCGCGTTCGTCTCGATCCTCGCTGCGGTGATCGGGTTCGACGCCGGCACCGGGTTCACCGCGAAGCGGCTCGAGGTACTACTTCCGCCGCTACTGCTCGCCGTCTGCCTCGCCCTCGGCGCCAGCTGGCAGACCTATCGCCGCTGGCAGAACCATATTCGGTGGCGGCCGTGGCTGTGGCTGACCCAGCTCATGTGGATCGGCGCGACGGGCTATATGTTGCTCGTCGGTTCCGCGCTCGTGGCCCAGCCGCCGCAGGTGTGATCGCTGCGGCGGCTGGACACTGGGTGTGCGGTCACTTCCCTACTCAGGGAACGACATTGACCATCTTCCCGGGGACAACGATGACCTTCTTCGGCGTCTCGCCACCGAGCATCTCGGCGATCTTCGGGTCCGCGAGGGCGGCGGCCTCGACGTCGGCCGGGGAGGCGTCGGCGGCGACCTGAATGCGCGAGCGCACCTTGCCCTTGACCTGGATCGGGTACTCGACGGTGTCATCGACCAGCAGCGATTCGTCGGCGGTGGGGAACGGGCCGTGGGCGAGCGAAACCTCGTGGCCGAGCCGCGACCACAACTCCTCGGCCACATGCGGCGCGACCGGCGCGACCATGAGCACGAGCGCCTCGGCCGCCTCGCGCGGAGCGCCGCCCGAGCCGAACGCCTTGGTCAGGGTGTTGGTGAACTCGATGAGCTTTGCAATCGCGGTGTTGTCGCGCAGCTCCGCGTAGTCCTCGCGCACCCCGGCGACCGCGCGGGCCAGCGCCTTCGCGACATCGCCCTCGGGCGCGTCCTCGGAAACGTGCACCTCGCCGGTCTCCTCGTTGACGACGACGCGCCACAGCCGCTGGAGGAAGCGGTGCGCGCCGACGACATCCTTCGTCGCCCACGGCCGCGACTGGTCCAACGGACCCATCGACATTTCGTACACCCGCAGGGTGTCTGCGCCGAAGTTCTCGGCCATCTCGTCGGGGGAGACGGAGTTCTTCAGGGACTTGCCCATCTTCCCGTATTCCTCGCGGACATGGACCTCTTCGCCCTCCGGGTTGGTCCAGAAAAACTTTCCCTCGCGCTCGGTGACCTCGGCTGCGGGCACATAGATGCCGCGCGGGTCGGTGTAGGCGTAGGCCTGGATGTAGCCCTGGTTGAACAGGCGGCGGTACGGCTCCGACGAGGACACGTGGCCGAGGTCGTAGAGCACCTTGTGCCAGAAACGCGAGTACAACAGGTGCAGTACGGCATGCTCCACGCCGCCCACGTAAAGATCCACGCCGCCCGGATCGTTCGCGCCGTGCTCATTCGGGCGCGGGCCCAGCCAGTAGGCCTCGTTCTCCGGATCGGCCATGGCCTCGGTGTTCGTCGGGTCGGTGTAGCGCAGTTCGTACCAGGACGAGCCGGCCCACTGCGGCATGACGTTCGCGTCGCGGGTGTATTCCTTCGGCCCGTCACCGAGGTCGAGCGTGACCTTCATCCACTCGGCGGCCTTGGCCAGCGGGGGAGAAGGCTCGGAGTCCGCGTCCTCCGGGTCGAAGGACACCGGGCTATAGTCGTCGACCTCGGGGAGCTCGACGGGCAGCATCTCGTCGGGCAGCGCGTGCGCGATTCCGTTCTCGTCGTAGACGATGGGGAAGGGCTCGCCCCAGTAGCGCTGGCGCGCGAACAGCCAGTCGCGCAGTTTGTACTGGATCTGGCCGCTGCCCAGGCCCTCGGCCTCGAGGAAGTCGATGACCTTATCCTTGGCCTCGGCCTGCTCGAGGCCGTTGATGTCGAGGGCGCCGGAGGCGGAATTGATCGCGGTGCCCTCGCCGGTGAAGGCCTGCTCGGGGTCGTAGTCGCCGCCTGCCGGCTTGACGACCTGGATGCGCTCGAGGCCGAAGGCCTCGGAGAACTCGAAGTCGCGGGAGTCGTGCGCCGGGACCGCCATGATCGCGCCGGTGCCGTATCCGGTGAGCACGTAGTCGGCGATGAACACCGGGATCTTCGCGCCCGACAGGGGATTGACGGCGTAGGCACCGGTGAAGACGCCGGTCTTCTCCTTGTTTTCCTGGCGCTCGAGATCACTCTTCGCCGCGATGGCCTTGCGGTAGGCATCGACCGCCTCGCGAGGGGACGAAGCGCCGCCGGTCCAGCGCTCATCCACGCCGTCAGACGGCCATTCGTCCTTCGTGATCTGGTCCACGAGAACGTGCTCGGGGGCGAGCACCATGTATGTCGCGCCGAACAGCGTGTCCGGGCGGGTGGTGAACACGGCGATCTTCGACGATGGGTCCTCTGCCAGCGGGAAACCGACCTGCGCGCCGCGCGAACGGCCGATCCAGTTGCGCTGCATCGACTTGACCTTCTCGGGCCAGTCGAGGTTGTCGAGGTCGTCGATGAGGCGGTCGGAATACGCGGTGATGCGCATCATCCACTGGCGCAGATTCTTGCGGAAGACGGGGAAATTGCCGCGCTCGGACTTACCCTCGGCGGTGACCTCCTCGTTCGCGAGGACCGTGCCGAGGCCGGGGCACCAATTGACCATCGAATTCGACAGGTACACCAGGCGGTAGTCGGCGAGGACTCGCTCGCGCTCGGTGGCGTCGAGCTCCGACCAGCCGCGATTGCCCAGCTCGGCGGCGACCTCGGGGGCCAGCGCGCGCTTTCCGCTCGCGAATTCCTCGACCAGCTCCGAGATCGGTCGGGCGCGGCCGGTGC
It encodes the following:
- a CDS encoding DNA alkylation repair protein, which gives rise to MTTDRFAEIQRELTSRADPEAARAQEKNYGIPADHVYGVPMREMKKLAADIGTDHALAERLWDTGNYESRTIAAFIADPVETSIDVMDRWCRDSDSWALVDTLCFRLFDRAPERWSRLEPWAQDDELYVKRAAFALLWALALHDKDADDHQFVDALALVREHADDDRHLVTKAQTMALRAIVSKRPAAIPAVSDLVADLVESPSAARRRVGRPILKLIADA
- the leuS gene encoding leucine--tRNA ligase; this encodes MSTSSDNVQPAAGESGPAHRYSARLAGEIEPRWQAEWAARGTFHAPNPVGPLTAEDGSLPADKLFVQDMFPYPSGAGLHVGHPLGYIATDVYARYHRMLGRYVLHALGYDAYGLPAEQYAVQTGQHPRVTTEQNVENMKRQLGRLGLGHDPRRSFATTDVEFYRWTQWIFLQIFNSWFDAEAPVREHEGVAPSGRTGRARPISELVEEFASGKRALAPEVAAELGNRGWSELDATERERVLADYRLVYLSNSMVNWCPGLGTVLANEEVTAEGKSERGNFPVFRKNLRQWMMRITAYSDRLIDDLDNLDWPEKVKSMQRNWIGRSRGAQVGFPLAEDPSSKIAVFTTRPDTLFGATYMVLAPEHVLVDQITKDEWPSDGVDERWTGGASSPREAVDAYRKAIAAKSDLERQENKEKTGVFTGAYAVNPLSGAKIPVFIADYVLTGYGTGAIMAVPAHDSRDFEFSEAFGLERIQVVKPAGGDYDPEQAFTGEGTAINSASGALDINGLEQAEAKDKVIDFLEAEGLGSGQIQYKLRDWLFARQRYWGEPFPIVYDENGIAHALPDEMLPVELPEVDDYSPVSFDPEDADSEPSPPLAKAAEWMKVTLDLGDGPKEYTRDANVMPQWAGSSWYELRYTDPTNTEAMADPENEAYWLGPRPNEHGANDPGGVDLYVGGVEHAVLHLLYSRFWHKVLYDLGHVSSSEPYRRLFNQGYIQAYAYTDPRGIYVPAAEVTEREGKFFWTNPEGEEVHVREEYGKMGKSLKNSVSPDEMAENFGADTLRVYEMSMGPLDQSRPWATKDVVGAHRFLQRLWRVVVNEETGEVHVSEDAPEGDVAKALARAVAGVREDYAELRDNTAIAKLIEFTNTLTKAFGSGGAPREAAEALVLMVAPVAPHVAEELWSRLGHEVSLAHGPFPTADESLLVDDTVEYPIQVKGKVRSRIQVAADASPADVEAAALADPKIAEMLGGETPKKVIVVPGKMVNVVP
- a CDS encoding winged helix-turn-helix transcriptional regulator, encoding MDEGGEGSATRTKRSSCPINHAVELLGDQWSLLVLRDMAMLEHRTFRSLLTGSQEGISPSTLSNRLRSLENLGLIERAPVPIGHQGRYTLTEDGVALVPLLFELARAGSFLDPSTEATAPGVEDLYGDSEGIAAFTESIRAREEALRNTPIGPGTD